The Iamia sp. SCSIO 61187 genomic sequence TCGCCGGCGGCCCGCGCCGGACGACGCCGTCCCCGAGCGGACCGACGCCGTCGATCCCGACGACGAGCGCGAGCCGGTGGTGACGGGATGACGGACCTCGACACCGACCCCGGGCTCGACGACGACGCCGATCCCGTCGCCGAGGCGCCTGCCCGCCGGTGGCGGATCTTCGGCCTGCCCGTGTCGGTGGTCGTGGCCGGCGTCCTCGGCGTCGTCATGATCCTCCTGATCGCCCTGCTGGCGACCCGCGACCCCGCCGCCGATCGCCAGGCCGACAGCCCGCTGCTCGGCCGCCCGGCGCCGCGCATCGAGGGCACCACGGCGCTGGAGGGCCGGCCCTTCGACTCGGCGACCTACGACGGCCGCTGGCTCGTCGTGAACTTCTTCGCCACCTGGTGCGTGCCCTGCGTGCAGGAGCATCCGGAGCTCATCGCCTTCCAGGAGGCGCAGCGG encodes the following:
- a CDS encoding TlpA disulfide reductase family protein; the protein is MTDLDTDPGLDDDADPVAEAPARRWRIFGLPVSVVVAGVLGVVMILLIALLATRDPAADRQADSPLLGRPAPRIEGTTALEGRPFDSATYDGRWLVVNFFATWCVPCVQEHPELIAFQEAQREAGQANVISVVFEDDRASVERFFDRNGGDWPVVLAPSTVIADWGVQGVPESFVVDPSGTVRYKLIGGVTAEGLTRLVGS